In Pyrus communis chromosome 8, drPyrComm1.1, whole genome shotgun sequence, one genomic interval encodes:
- the LOC137743699 gene encoding methyl-CpG-binding domain-containing protein 5-like → MSFPEASGRNLHRDRRPNFSDHRAGTLHSDLPPDPLLRSGSFIDATTTTTSNGRTPNQTKKPHKAPQQSNRSDPGTGPDSTEGGAGRVKRKAFTDSMESWLPQGWSVQEKVRSSGATAGSTDRYYIDPVSGRRFRSKIEVLRFLETGTTKKAKTENASVDKTSVEGSGSQKKKSSTKPKTSALNFDYDNVPEKVEWVLTASSGESWTPFIDNKKVPESTSKEWAAAFALVPSKK, encoded by the exons ATGTCATTCCCCGAAGCGTCGGGTCGAAATCTGCACCGGGATCGACGCCCGAACTTTTCTGACCACCGCGCCGGAACCCTACACTCCGATTTACCCCCTGATCCTCTCCTCCGATCGGGCTCCTTCATTGACgctaccaccaccactaccTCCAATGGCCGaaccccaaaccaaaccaaaaagcCCCACAAGGCGCCTCAGCAGTCGAACCGTTCGGATCCCGGGACGGGCCCGGATAGCACGGAGGGAGGGGCTGGGCGGGTCAAGCGAAAAGCGTTTACGGATTCTATGGAGAGCTGGTTGCCACAGGGCTGGTCCGTGCAGGAGAAAGTTCGGAGCTCTGGTGCAACAGCCGGAAGTACAGATAGG TATTACATTGATCCAGTCTCAGGTCGCCGGTTTCGGTCAAAGATAGAAGTTCTTCGCTTTCTGGAAACGGGAACGACTAAAAAGGCAAAAACAGAGAATGCTAGCGTTGACAAAACA TCTGTTGAGGGTTCTGGAAGCCAAAAAAAGAAGTCTAGCACAAAACCGAAAACTTCTGCGTTGAACTTTGATTATGACAATGTGCCGGAGAAGGTGGAATGGGTTCTTACAGCCTCTTCCGGTGAGTCCTGGACACCCtttattgataacaaaaaggtCCCTGAATCTACCTCAAAAGAATGGGCTGCTGCATTCGCATTAGTTCCATCCAAAAAATAG